From the Lactuca sativa cultivar Salinas chromosome 9, Lsat_Salinas_v11, whole genome shotgun sequence genome, the window actgCTGGAAAACTGCTCGGCAACCAAGGACGGATCTAGTATGGTGCCAACGGTAGCACCGGCAACACCTAGTTTTTCCCGACGTAGtacaaaattttcgattttttttcttttttctactaTAAAATGTGCCACCGGCAACACCTACTATGGATCGGCAACACCTATTACGGACCGGCAACACCTACTACAGAATCTTGCGTCTGTCCCTGTCGGCAACTGTCTGTCTGCTGCTCCTGTAACCCTCCGCCTATAATCCCACAaaacattccttatatagtgcacaagccaaaaattagggtttgcatttggtctcgctacgcccaacgtaaccgagggtacgcccaacgtacctaggcgagtccgcatccaaattaagcgcatctctccagtacgcccatcgtactcatttgctacaatttccactcaagggctaatcttgacaacttgacaaaagagaagggttaagtagttgtacctgaatttcgggatgttacaaaaacgTTGAATTTACAACAGGTGTTGTTCCTGGGAAATAGTGACATTTGTATGGAAATCGATGTGACGATTTAAATCAATAGTCGAGCTCAAGTATTCACCTTTTCCCCCAGATTCCTAACTAAACTAAACTAAGTAAAGGATTAAACTAAAGATTTCTCTTTTAAATCTTGGGATTGTACATTTGTGTGTAAAAGATTTTCTCCTTTACCTCTCACCGGGAACAATTTCAAAGTCATATTGTGTTTATAGATGGAAGTCAGATTGATAAGGTCAAAGAAATTAGGAGAATGAATGAATTGGAAGCAACATTATCGCTTTTTTCATGTTCAGAAGatgcatttccaaagaaatgcaacacatattattcttttaattttagtttttcaaagaaatataaaaaaaccaaataaactTACTCTAACCGGTAAAACCGGAATCAAATGTGTTTTTTTCCTTATTTAGCATGTAAAACATAAGTTTATGCCCTTGgaatacaaaaaaataatatttgcGACCTTTTAAAACAGAAAGTGATAATTCATTGGTCCAGTGACATTTACCATTGTGATAATAACCCAATAACTTTTTTATAACTTTGAATagacaaaatatttttttaaatttgtaaTACCACTTTTTGAAACACCTTAGGCCGGACGAAGCCGGGCACAGGATGAGCCGCGGGAAGCTTCCCGCTCTGATGAACATCGCACCGGCGGTGCGGGAATGGTGGCGCGGGGAGGAGGTTGGGGGTGAGGTTGCCGCGTTCTCTCTCTCTGACGGGGATTGGATTTTTTTGAAACTAACCATTTAAAAACGGTAAaatgtgattttttttaaattccaactgctaaatggttaatttttttttcaccGTCTACAACATCTATTGATACTCATACTCATTTACCTTCAATCAAACCCTCTACAACCtctattttcttaaaaaaatatgaatCCCGACAATCAAACCCCAACCTCCGATAGAAGAAAAAAAACTCATGTTTCGAGTTTAAGCACCCTTACTCGAAACATTTTTGCTATCGATTCATAATCACAAGGAGTTTATCGTCCCCAACTCGATGCCCTCATTCAATCTCCACTACAATTTCAATACCAAAATATTAGACAATATTACCCGGTCCAAGTTCCAAATGTTACtccacaaatgttttcaaactttGTTGTTTTTCCCGATCAACATTCGCCAAATCAACCTCAAACCCAAACCCAACAACAATTCCAACttgtcgatgagttggatgactcggaagaagaagaagagatggtTCCCGAAACTTAACTCACACCACCCCTATAAAGACGCAAAGGAAAACAACTGGCACGCGAGGGTGCTGCACAACCAGGAAGACAGAAGCCGACACCATGGCTTCCACAAGAATAGCTAGTTTTAGTAAAAGCTTGGGTTGACATTTATGAGGATTCTAAGACGGGAAATGCACAACCGGGAGATCATTTTTGGTTTCGCATTTTAGAACGGTTTCGGGAAGAACTAGGAAAAGCTGGCGACTACCGTACAAAACATCAAATGAATTCAAAGTTTCGAGAAATAGCAAAGGGGGtttaaaaaataaacgggttgtacAACAACCTAAAAACATCAAATGAATTCAAAGTTTCGAGAAATAGCAAATGGGGTTTCAAAAATAAACGAGTTGTACAACAACCTAAAAACCCAACAAAAAAGTGGCCAAGACGACGAAGAGATACTTCAAGAAGCTTTGCAATTTTACCTTGAGGAAGTCGGAAAATCATTCAAATGACACGATTGATGGAAATTATTGGTTAAAAGTCCTAGGTGGAAAAAATACaagtaaatttttatttttggagAACAACAATCAAAGCGAACGAAAACGGGCTCTAATGGTTACACAACTTCCTCCGATGCTCGGGTCGGTCTAGATTTAAATCAGGAGGACGAACTCGAGCTAGAAGAAATTGACCGACCGATGGGTAGGGACAAAGCAAATAGGAAGGGAAAAGGGACTTCTTCGGGTGCATCGGATTTCGGTATGGACCTTGGCGAATTGCGGAAAATAACAACATCGTTTGATCGATATAATCTTAATTTTGCTGAGCGTTTGACGttcaacaaataaaaaaataagcaagGAAGAAGGAGCGCGTGGAGAGACAAGAAATGAAGGATATGAAGTTATTAATGGAAAACACCGACCATTTATCAGGACCGACTCTCAAGCTCGAGACGAAGAAAAGagaaaaaattatgaaaaatattttcCATAAGTTAttggtttgtttgattttttgtttgtttgtttgttttttaatacTTTTTTAAATCTTAGGTTTATTTTTTGGTTGTTATtaatttaaaagttataaattataaaaataaacacCCTCCGGTCTCGGTCTGATGGCTCATAACTTTGGAATTCTCTTTCTCGTTTCTGGATACGATTCACAGAAACGCCTCCATCACAGTTTCTTCCCCATCTCCCATCTTCTTCGCTCTAGCTACCGCCGCCAGCTCGCGGATCTCCGGCGCCACCCCTTCTCGAATCAGACCTGCTCGACTCAGCTCTCCGATCTCCGATCTCCATCGCCGCCAACTCTCCGTTAGGTAATGAATTTCTTTTTTCTAGCTATCATCTTCTCTGTCCATTTCTATAAATCTCGATATCTCCATGTCTATACTGTTTATTTTGATTTTCTGGTGATTCTGATGGTTTGCAATGCCAAAGATTTCCTTTTCTGATTATCATCTTCACTATCTATTGCCATCTGCTCACACGAATTTCTGCCAAATGTTTGCAATGGCAAAGATTTTTGGTTAATATTTTGTGTCTCAAATCTCCGATATGCTAGACGAATCTGCCACCTGAAATTTGCAATGGCAAATTTTTGTGAATGGTTTATTCTTTTTCTGCCAAATTTTTGCAATGCCAAAGATTACTTTGGTGTCTCATACCTGCCACTTCAAATTGGAGTGTCACAAAGGAATGTGTTAAGCCCTTAAAACTTTTGTGTCTAATCCGTGAATTATCTGATCTGCCAATTGTTTGCAATGCCATAAATACTAAATACGTAAGCAtgacctttttggtcaatttaCATATATATAAGCTAATCCAAACGCTTTTTTAAAAACTCATTTCTATTACCAATAAACTAATAAACACTTTTTTTCAAAAATCGACATGCATATGGTAGTTTCAACAATTTTTCAGATCCTTGTACACGTGTAACCTTTGATTTATGTTCAAAATTCATGATGTTTTGGAAGTTTTACTCTTTGGACTATGTAGGTTTTCTACAGAGATAAAAGAAGTAATTAGCGTCTATAAAAATGGATCCCGATTCAGTTAAATCGACCCTGCAAACTCTAGCATTTGGAAATGTAATGGCTGCAGCTGCTCGTGATTATCAGAAGGTATTTCTATATCTATACTATCAAGTGTGTATGTCATGATTCATGAAGTTCAAATTCTCTTACGATGTtaattttacctttttttttcttcaaacacTAGATTCATTGTAGGGTTTGTAAACTGAGATTCGGATATGCTTATCAGAGTCCAATTGCAGTAGTTTCTTTTTTTCCAGTAGTTTAATGTAGTAATAAATTTTATGTTTAATCCAAAAGATCATTATTTTGAAGTTAAAAACTAGTAAAACTAATACTTAAAATGTCATATTTATGTTTGGACTCTTTATGTAAAGGGAGTGCTTAATATATTCAAGGTTTGTATTGGATTTTAAAAATAGTGAGTATTTTGCTCCTTCACATGGATCAATAGAACtcaattatatattttaatttttataggaAGTTGCAGCTTATGAAAAGGCGCAAACATCATCGTCTGTTAATGAGGAGGTTGATCTAGATGATTTGATGGATGTAAGTTGCAAATGCATGTTTATGgtataatatatgttttttaatcaAATTCTTTATCTTAATCCCACTTTTATGGAACTGTATATCAGGATCCTGAGCTGGAAAAACTGCATGCAGATAGGATTGCAGCTCTTAAGGTTGTAATTTGATTATTATAATGCAAACACAAAAGTTTCTTTAAGTCTTTAACCTTTCATATGCTTTTTTTGTTGGAAAAGAGAGAAGCTGAAAAGAGACAATCATTAACTAAAAAAGGGCATGGAGAGTATAGGGAGATAACTGAAGGAGACTTTTTGGGTGAGGTCACTTCCAGTGAAAAGGTCATTTGCCATTTCTACCATCGGGAGTTCTATCGCTGCAAGTaagcttttttattttttatttatatattttttcaaatTTGTATACCCTTTTAAAGACTCTTGCTATTTGAGTCGAATAAATGAGGGGATGTTTGTAAAAAGCTAGGATTTAATGGGGGAAAACCTTATTTCCTGTACTTTTAAAGGTAATTTGGCATCAAGTAATTCTTTCTGCAttaagtaaatgaccattttgcccttataAGACTCCAACAAACAAATTTCACCATATCCATCACTTCTAACAGTTGAACAAATACAAACACCAATTTATGAAGCAACAAAAGATCTTGTTCTTGTATTGGTTCTGTTTTAGACTTGTATATTCACAAACATATATAAATGCATCCTGACATCCACATATCATTGACTTATGTGGTTAAAATTTTCTTTCAGTTGtcgaacaaaaataaaaaaaatcaaaattttgtggTTTTTATGGAATTTGgccttaaaaaaattaaaacttccAACTTTATGGCTACTTTCTTGATATTGACATGTtgatatatatctatatatctgTTATTATAGGATAATGGACAAGCATTTGAAGTCTCTTGCAACAAGTCATCTTGATGCCAAATTTGTTAAGCTAGATGCAGAGGTCTTTTTCCTCACTCTTGTATTATCATTATTAacatcaatgttttttttttctttaacatTTTTAAGTATCACGTACAGAATGCCCCGTTCTTTGTGACAAAACTAGGAATCAAGACATTGCCATGTGTCATATTGTTCAGGTCAGATACATGATACATCTTCATCACAGTTTTGTTGCTTAGCTGATATGGTTATTCTTTTCTATATTATATTCTGTGGGATTAAAAATTgaattgaacttttttttttctcagaAAAGGAATTGCAGGAGATAGGATTGTTGGGTTTCAAGATCTTGGAGGAAAAGACGATTTCAGCACAAGGAAGTTAGAAGCTTTATTGATCAAGAAaggtaacattttttttttcttttctaaaagtTGCTATGcttttagaaaaatataaaaagggttaaatgcaagaaatagcattgCACCCATTGATTTGTTAACTTAAATATAGCACCCTACTTTCATTTTGAGAAATCTTCCCAATTATTGCAAATGATTCTAATACAAAACAATATCGAAAGTGGAATgcaaaaaaataaatgaagaaaataaaataatataaaaaaataaataaatgaaagtaggttgGTGTTTTGATATTGATGATGATGGTTATGTGTGGTGTTAGGTATAATTGAGGAGAAGAAAAAAGATGAGGATGAAGAAGCTGAATATGACGAAAGTAGACGTAGGACAGTCAGATACTCTGGAATTCATGATTCCGACTCTGAATGATAAAAAAAAGAGAAACttctgaaaaatattaattcCATTTCCAAATCTTATCTATTAAAATTTTGCAAATTTGAAGTATGGTGTGTTTACGTATAAATAGTCTCTAGGTCATGTTCATCATCAAAATGTGGGTATTTCTGTCGGGGTTGTGTATTAGCTTTGTGAAGTTTTGTAGTGGAAATTCATATGCATGAATTCCTTGAGAGTTATCAGTTTTAATGCTTTAAATCAACATTGACTTTTTATTCAACCCCTTTGTTTTCTACAACCATTTTCTTGAACCTAGTATATTGATGGGGGGCCTCACCTTTTGGATATCCGAATCTGGATAGAATTCCACAGGATCTCTCATGACTACAATGAACAAAGGCAATCCCTCAAACTCAAGAGCAAGGAAAAAAGTTCGCACTAACTTAATAATAACCCATGTAACTCCCATTACATTGGACATAAACAAATAATACAACATTGGCACCATTGATAATTCTTAATCCTTAATGAACAAAATGAACGCAACCATGGCAGACAATACCAATACAAGCACACCTCTAAGATCCATGCCTTTCAATCTGATGCACATGACGCCCGTTTTCCTTTAAACATCGATTGCCTCACAAACAACTCCGATGCAGGCGACCACATTAAAAACTATAAATGGACAATGGACGTATAATACTTGGACGAAAAGTAATGGTGCATCTTCTTCCCAACAACACCATTCCAACCAACTAGGCTatggttcaaacttcaaaagGCTAACAACGGAAAATATATGAGATTTTAACTAGcttaaaaaacaaagaaaatacaCCTCAATTGCGCAAGCCAATCTTAGGGTGTACGAAAATGGAAGATGAaacacttatggaatatgttaacAAGTTCAACAAAAAGCACTAGAAAGAACGAATAGCATGATTATCGCAAACTTTACTTATGGCCTTTGGTCTCGAAAAGCTAGTCGAAAAACCATCCCGAGAAAGGATCTAACGGACAAAGCGTACAAATTCTTGAAACAACAAGAAGAAAAAATGGAAAAAAGTTAAGATAGACATAAGAGAGAAAATTCACATTTCCATCCAAGAAAACATAAACCAACATAAACACACAACAATCAAGGGGGACAATACCAACACCCATACAAATAAAATCCCAAGTTACATAAACCACAAAGCCAATGATACCATCCTTCAAATAAAGCAATGCACACAAACATACATAGACTCACTAGCAAATCCTAAGAAAGCTAGTTGACGCTATGAAAAATTTTCTCTATGCGACAAGTATTGTAAGTTCTATGGCACCACCTGACACGACACCATAGCATGCACCATGCTCAAAAGAGAACTAGACCAAAAGATCCGTTCGGGGCAACTGCAACCGAACGACATAATTTGGAGGCTGTAAATCAATTGATGGCTGTAAATCAAATATCAAACGGTTATAGCTTCCCCGACGACCGAAAAAAAGACATAAATTTTAATGTTACAAAGAAACAAATAAAATTCAAGTACACACGAAGGTAGTGGATATGGTGGTGGtgaatgatgatgatggtggagcTGGTAACTCTTTTTTTGGAAGTGGGGAGAAGAAAGGTTAAGTGACAATGAAGGTACAGATGAGGATCTTCACTCTTCTGTATAAAATGAGTTTTAAAAAGATACATTGCTATAAGTGTTGTATATTTAAAATATTGGTTGGTTTAAAGAAAAGCCACCTCATCAACTACCTGATATCACAAATTTTGGTCCATTTTAACATGTTAATCTGAATCTGTGCCTTTAGACTACAaaatgaaaacattaaaaacctTTTAAAACAAAATACAAAAGTTTGTTGTACCGAGGACGTAAAACAGAAAAACAGAAAGTTTCGTTCTCCATTTGTAAAACAAACTTTTCGGGTCTCTATAAAAAAAGGAGAAAGTCCTGGTTTGTTCCGTGACATCCAAAACCCTAACAACAAACCCAGTGAAATTAAAGATTTGGAGTTGAGTTGATTGAAGACGATGTCCTACGACGACGTGGAGATCGAAGACATGGAATGGAACGAGGAGCTTAAGGCATTCACATATCCGTGTCCTTGTGGAGACTTGTTTCAGATCACAAAAGAGGACTTGAAGATCGGTGAAGAAATCGCTCGGTGCCCTAGTTGCTCTCTTTACATCACTGTCATATACAACATGGAAGACTTCACCAATCAGAAATCTAAAACGAATATCGAACCGGCGAAGCAACAACCTGTAGCTGTCGCTTGAAGAAAATTCAGGTCATAAATTTTGTTTTCCTCCATCATATCATATCAATTTGAAATTTTGATCGATTATTGTTTGTATGTTAAGCTTAGGTTACAATCATTATTTATTGGTGTTTTGTTTGAATTTGGGCGTTTGTAATTCTTATGATTTTGATCGAGTATTGTTTGTAATTCTTAGTTAGTTATATAGACAACTCAACTGCTGATGGCAACAAGTTTTGATGAAGCTGAGTACATCAATCAGAGCCAGATATGATTTTCTGTTTGTGTATTGTTGTAATTCGAGAATGATGATTTTTTGAAGCCAATAGATTCTATAGACATGCATTAAACACAATCCAATAATATGATTACCATCAATTGGATTGTCAGGTGTTGATAGTGACTGCTTAATTAATTTTCTTTGTGTATGAGAGAATAATTGTATACAATATGAGACTCATTAAATGAACAGCCATTAACATTTAGATTTTAGATGACAAGTTCACTACTTTATATGATCAAATAATGTCGAGATGCTAAAAGTATCTTTGAATGAATGAATGGTTTGTATACAAGATGCTAAAAAACTCTATACAGACCATTCAGTCATTCTAGCATATGCACACACATATGCAActtggttttttttttcacaatatTTCTAGTTTATCTGAAAAACAAAACCCGAAatgtattctttttttttttgtctagtAAATGTATTTCTAAACATAAAGCGAAGGTCATGGTAATCATGTTTGCAAATGGTGTCTTGACAAACAGATACGAAGCTTTTAGCCTTCTACAACAAAACTGATTATATATAGATATTTTAAGCTCAATAACACTTCCAACTATTTTGCACTTGTGGCATGTTTATGGCACCTGTAAAACTTTAGATCCTTGAACACCCCAAAAATCAGCACCATAATCAAGTGAAGAGCTCAAGAAAACATTGATTTCAAAAAGAGCAATCAACTCTGCATCTAATCATCATCTTCACcttcattatcatcatcatcattatcattatcatcatcatcatcatcatcatcagacTTATAATCAgaatcaccatcaccaccatcatgaTCATTGATGTTTTTCACACTGGATACATTTTTCCGATCATCAACCTCATCACCTTCTTCATCTGAAGTTTTGAGATCTTCCATGTCCTCTTGCTTTCCATTAGGGCCTCGAGTGTGAATCAGATAATGAGCCACTGACTTGAAACCAAGGCGCAACACctgaaattaaaaaaatcaaaaaatatgcgTATCTTTCTTTTTATTCCAAAAATACCCATAATTTCCTTTTTATTCAAATCTTGGTGTGGTTTTACTTCCTTACATTTCTTTCTCTTCAAACT encodes:
- the LOC111918218 gene encoding diphthamide biosynthesis protein 3 is translated as MSYDDVEIEDMEWNEELKAFTYPCPCGDLFQITKEDLKIGEEIARCPSCSLYITVIYNMEDFTNQKSKTNIEPAKQQPVAVA
- the LOC111918217 gene encoding thioredoxin domain-containing protein PLP3B — its product is MDPDSVKSTLQTLAFGNVMAAAARDYQKEVAAYEKAQTSSSVNEEVDLDDLMDDPELEKLHADRIAALKREAEKRQSLTKKGHGEYREITEGDFLGEVTSSEKVICHFYHREFYRCKIMDKHLKSLATSHLDAKFVKLDAENAPFFVTKLGIKTLPCVILFRKGIAGDRIVGFQDLGGKDDFSTRKLEALLIKKGIIEEKKKDEDEEAEYDESRRRTVRYSGIHDSDSE